Below is a window of Candidatus Dadabacteria bacterium DNA.
CCATTTCCTATTTCTTTTCTGCGAAGCCGACACCGCAAGAGCCATTGTGAAACTGCTGAAGATTAGCACTATGGTGTTTATGGCGCCCAGAGTCACGTCCAGTTTCTTGTGCGATTCGTAGAAAAGATCCGGGTACTTGGCCCTGAAAAGCGCGTACGCCGCGAAAAGTCCCCCGAAAAGAAGAATTTCCGTTCCGAGGAAAAGCCACATCCCGAATTTAGCCGCGTTGTGCGTTACGGCGTCTCCGAGCCCGTGTCCGTGCGCGTGGCTTTCGGCGTGTTCTACTGTGCTGCTCATTTTTTTGCGTTAGCCTCCGATCTATTTTTTCCCGTAAGAGTAAGTCCAGTCAGTTACAGTTGGTATTTCGTCAAAATTCTCATGTGGCGGCGGGGAAGGAACCTGCCACTCAAGAGAAAGGGAGCCGTAGGGATTTGACGATTCGGGCCGTCCTTTTTTCCAGAGCGGTATAAGCAGGTTCACGGTCATTATTAAAATCCCGAGCCCGAGTATCCATGATCCGTAGGTCGAAAGGGAATGATAGGATATGTACTCTTCAGGATATGTCGCATACCTTCTGGGCATTCCCTGGAAGCCCATGAAAAACTGCGGGAAAAACGTTACGTTGAATCCTACGAAAACCAGGAACCACGCAACTTTTGCGATCAGTTCATTGAATACCTTTCCGAACCACTTCTGATACCAGAAGTGAAGGGCTCCGAAAAATCCCATCACGGTTCCTCCTATCATCACGTAGTGCATGTGAGCTACTATGAAGTACGTGTCGTGCAGATGCACGTCAACGGCCAAGGCCCCCAGATAAACTCCGGTCAGTCCTCCGATCGTGAAAAGCACTATGAATGACAGTGCGTATAACATGGATGAGTGAAAATCTATTGATCCCTTGTACAGAGTTGCAGTCCAGTTAAATACTTTTACGGCTGTCGGGATGGCGACAAGCATGGTCAGGAATGAGAATATTGCCGCTGCCGTTTCCGATATGCCGCTTACGAACATGTGGTGCAGCCAGACGAAGAAGCTTATTATCGCAATCGCGAAGCTTGAATACGCGATTGCCTTGTATCCGAAGATGGGTTTTCTCGCGAAGACGGGGATTATCTCGGAGATAATTCCGAAGGCGGGAATAACCATTATGTAAACGGCGGGATGGGAGTAGAACCAGAAGAAGTTCTGGAAGAGTATGGGATCCCCTCCCTTGGCCGGATCAAAAAAGCCTATGTCAAACGCTCTCTCTGCTATAAGCAGAAGAAGCGTGATTCCCACAACCGGCGTTGCGAGCAACTGCAATATAGCGGTCGCGTAGGATGCCCATATGAAAAGCGGCAGTCTTGACCACGTCATTCCAGGCGCTCGAAGCTTGTGGATGGTCACTATGAAGTTCATTCCGGTGAGAATCGATGAGAACCCGAGGACGAAGACTCCCAAGGTTATCATTATTACCTTGGTGCCCGTCTGAATGCTGTAGGGAGTGTAGAATGTCCAGCCCGTGTCAGCCGGTTGGGCAAGCGCGGAAAGCAATATTGCCGTTCCGACAAGATATATCCAGAAACTCAACAGGTTTATTCTGGGAAACGCCACGTCCCTGGCCCCGATCATTAGCGGTATCAGGAAATTGCCGAAACTCGCCGCGATTCCCGGGACGATGAAGAAGAAAACCATCAGGGAACCGTGAAGCGTGAACGCTACATTGTACTCCGTTGCGGTTCTGAAGAAGTCAAGCTCGGGAGTCATAAGCTCGTATCTCATTCCCAGGGCCGCCAGGCCGGCGATCATGAAGAAAAACGAGATCGTAACAAGATAAAGGATCCCGATGCGTTTGTGATCCGTTGTCAAAATCCACGACTTTAAACCTTTCTGGGCTAAATACGGTATATGCTGGGTTTGAGTCATGACTCCGTTTGCCATCTTTTTCTCCTTGATATTGCTACTTCAACGTCTTTATATACTCGATAAGGGCGGTTACTTCATCCTCAGACAGTATACCTTTGAACGAAGGCATCGTTGGCGGGTAGCCCTCTACCATTTTTGCCTGGGGTTCATAAATTGATTCTCTGATATAGTTCTCGTCTACAAGAACCGATGAACCGTCTGCAAGTTTTTCTGTTTTCCCGTAAAGGTTTTTGAAAGTTGGCCCTATGACTTCCTTGCCGTCTACGCTGTGGCACGCAAGGCAGCCCCTCTGGGAATGCAGTTCTTTTCCTCTCTCCGCCGGGGATACGCTGATTGCCGCCACGGCGGCCCCGTCTTCAAGTTCGTCTCCTTTTTCCCACCTTGTGAACGCCTCTGGACTCAGGACGTTTACCTTGGCAAGCATTTGCGAGTGCCCGGAACCGCAGTATTCCGCGCACAGAAGATCAAAGGTGCCGACCTTGGTCGGGGTGAACCAGAGCTGCTGGTAGCTGCCCGGAAGAATATCCTGTTTTACACGGAACTGCGGAACGAAGAAGCTGTGAATGACGTCCTCTGATCTCATTATTAGTCTTACGGGTTTGTTCTGCTGCACGAAGAGTTCATTCAGCGATTTTTTTCCGGTGAAATACTCAAATTCCCAAAGCCACTGCTTTGCCACGACGTTAACTTCGATCGCTTCTGGAGGCGGATTGCGAAGTTCCTTGAAAGCTATCCATCCCCATGCGAAGATGACCATGAGCAGTATGGTCGGGATTATGGTCCAGATGGTTTCAATGACCGGGTTGTGAGTTATGTAGGCGGTTTCCTGATCCTCGCTTTTCCGCCTGTACTTGATTGAGAAGGCTACGAGTACGGCCGAAATCAGGACGAAGAAAAATACTGATACGATTGTTACGAACAGGGTTATGTTATCAACGCTTGCTGCGAGATTTGAAGCTGATTCCGGTATCCAGGTGGACATTTATGATTTACAACCTCCGCAATAATTAATGGGTTTTTCTTTCTCTTCTCCACATCAGGCAGAGAAACGCTACGAGAACCGTAAGGGTTACCATTCCTCCCGCCTTGACGACGTTAAGAGCGGCAAGCGCATATCTTTTCCCCACAGGGTCAAACTGATAACAGAACATAAGCACTTTATTAAGCAGTTCCGAGGAACCTATCTTTCCCTCGGAAGCCTCTATTAGAGATAACTTGAAGTTGCGGGGATCATACTGAACTCCGTAGAGGTATCGCGAGATTGTCCCATCCGGCGTGAGTATGACTATTCCCGAAGGATGAGCGAACTCCTCGCCGTCTTTTTTGAAACGGAATCCCACTGAATCGGTAAGCCTCAGTATGTTTTCTGCAGTCGCTGTTAGAAAGTGCCAGTTTTTGGCCTCTTCAGCCCCGCCCGCAAGCGCTTTTTTGTATCTTGCGGATTTCTCGCCGATAACATCAAGGGGTTCTTCCGGGTCAAAGCTTACGGTCACCACGGTGTAGTCCTTCCCCGGCCTGAAAGCATCCATCTGGTTTATGGCTTCCAGAACTCCGTCTGTCCCAAGAAGGCAGAGTCTTGGGCATGTGAAGTAGGCGAGACTCAGAACCACCGGTTTTTTTTGCCCGAAAAAAGAGGAAATACTTACCGCTTCTCCGCTTTCCCCGCGAAATTCAGTGTCAAGATCTATGGAAGACGCAAGTTTCTCATCAAAACCTATTTCTTCTACGTCGTTTACGTTAGAAAGCGCCTGAACGTCCGATGTGAAGAAAGCCGGAACCGTGCTTGAGAGATACATAACACTGAGAAAAATGAAGAACCTCCACATGAAAGGAGCCGTTTTTTGGCTGTTTTCTTAAATGAAAATAATTGTTTGGAGGCTTCAGGGGAGAGGAACTTCCCCTTTCCCACGCCTCAAATAGGCGTAGATTCTATCTGATGTTAATTCTCTGTCAAGAATTCGTTTTCTTTACGCTTATTTGGGTTTTTCGGGCTCTGTTTATTTTTTTTCTCAGGCAAAGAACTATACCGATTCCGATGAAGGCAGTGAGGGTTGAAGAACCGCCGTAACTGATAAAGAAAAGAGGAGTGCCGATGATCGGCATAAGTCCTGTTACCATAGCGATATTTATCACGGCGTGCCAGAAAAACATGGCCGCGATTCCAAAGCATGCGATTATCGCAAAGCGGTCTTCTAGGGATGTTGCGATGTTAAGAATAAAAAGAATTATGGAGAAATACAGAAGAAGTATGAACACTGAACCCCGAAATCCCCACTCCTCGGAAATCACCGAGAATGCGAAATCCGTATGGTGTGCGGGAAGAAAGTTCAGGTTAGACTGCGAACCCAGAGAAAAACCTTTTCCGAAACCCATGCCGGAACCTATGGCAATCTGGGACTGAATCGAGTTGTAGCTTACACCAAAAGGATCGGTGGAAGTGTCCATGAAGGAATATATTCTCTCCTTCTGGTAGTCCTTGATCAGAAGATGCCAGGTCGGCACGATGGATATCAGCGCTATGATTATTATTCTAAGCAGCGCTTTTCTGCTGATTCCCATAAGCAAAACGATGCTTGAACCTATAAGAAGAATAGTGATTGCGGTTCCCATGTCGGGCTGGGCGGTTACTGCTGCGGTGGGAACAAGCAGAAGAGCCAGGGGCTTGAGAAGTTCGACCCAATTGTAATTTTCCTTTGCGGCCACATCGCTTGCGTAGTAATTGGCAAGCACCATTATTATGCCGATTTTAATAAATTCGGAGGGCTGAACGGAGACCGGGCCTATCTGGAACCAGCTTCTGGACCCCGATACCGTTTTCCCGAATACGAAAAGCAACCCCAGCAACGCGAGGAAAAACAGGTAGAAAGCAACCGAGTGGTTTTCCAGCGTAATGGGTCTTAAGCGACTAATAGCTGCCACAGTCAGAAATCCCGCGAGAACCCATATGAGTTGTTTCTTGAATGCGCCCAAGCCGGCCAACAGCGAGATGCTGTAGAGATTCATGAGTCCCGCAAAGCAAAGCAAAGCAGTCAGAAGCAGCAGCCAGGAGCGTCTACTCAGATTTGGCAATTCCAGTTTCCTCTCGTTCCTTCTTGAGTTTGAAATAGGTTTCAATGATTTTTTTTGCTATCGGGGCTGCGGCCACGCTTCCGCTTCCCCCGTTCTCAACGAGGACAGTTACGGATATTTCCGCCGAATCCGACGGAGCGTAGGATGTGAACCAGGCGTGATCCTGGAACCGTTTTTTGGTCGACTCAAATTTTGCCGACACGACCTGAGCCGTACCCGTCTTACCCGAGATGGATGTGATCTTTGATCTTGCGTAAATCCCGGTACCCTGGTGTTCGTTTACAGCGCCGTAAAGCGCTTTTTTCAAGAAAGATACTGATTTTGCGTCAAGGCGCTGAACTGTTCCGGTTATCCGTGGTGATTTTTCTTCATCCGTTTTTCTTATCTTCGGTTTGACTATAATGCCTCCGTTTGCTACTGCGGAAGTCATAACGTTTATCTGAAGAGGAGTTGCGGTAACGTACCCCTGACCTATTGCCAGAATTGCAGTTTCACCTGGGTACCAAGGTTCTTTTAGGTGCTTTCTCTTCCATTTCTTAGATGGGTTCAGTCCCCGTTTCTCGGGCAGTGCTATGCCGGTTCTTTCTCCAAGTCCGAATTTCTTCAGGTAGGTGTGAAGTCTCTCAACGCCAAGCTTCTGGGAAAGTTTGTAGAAGTATACATCACACGATTCGACAATCGCTTTGTAGAGATTTATATCCCCATGGCCTTCTTCGCGCCAGCAGTTAAAACGTTTCTTGTTTATAAAATAATGGCCCGGGCAGTATACGGACGACTTCGGATCAGCAGTTTTTTCCTCTAGCAACGCAAAGGCCGTGATTATTTTGAGTACTGACCCGGGTGGGTAGGTTCCTTGGGTTGAGCGATTTAGAAGGGAAAAAGATTTTTTCTTTTTTGTTTTTCTTCTTTCCTCAGGAGAAAGCTCCTTCGAGATGTGCTCGGGACGATAGGATGGACGACTTACCATCGCCAGAATCTCTCCGCTTCTTACATCCATTGCGACTATGGCCCCTTTCTCTTTACCCAAAGCGTCATAGGCGAACTGCTGCAGTTGCGCGTCAATAGTGAGGTGGATATCTTTTCCTTGGACCATTTCCCTGTTCTTGCGAGCTGGCAATAGTGTGGCAACAGAGTCTGAGATCACCTTTCCGTGTGCGTTTACCATGACGTATTCAAGACCGTTTGTTCCTCTGAGTTCGCTGTCAAAGACCTTTTCGACA
It encodes the following:
- the mrdA gene encoding penicillin-binding protein 2, translating into MGFLKHRFTIASSLIVLFFVVFSGRLFYLQIYKGEEYRNFSERNILRALELPAPRGRIFDRNGEKILYNKPSFNIRVFPREITDVEELAEKLAEIINVPEKELLKKLRKIETLKSFYPVTIAKDISREELLLVEKNKETLGGIFLEVGHKRFYPHGEAAAVLLGYTGIADAEEVRTYDRIKAGNELGKMGVEKVFDSELRGTNGLEYVMVNAHGKVISDSVATLLPARKNREMVQGKDIHLTIDAQLQQFAYDALGKEKGAIVAMDVRSGEILAMVSRPSYRPEHISKELSPEERRKTKKKKSFSLLNRSTQGTYPPGSVLKIITAFALLEEKTADPKSSVYCPGHYFINKKRFNCWREEGHGDINLYKAIVESCDVYFYKLSQKLGVERLHTYLKKFGLGERTGIALPEKRGLNPSKKWKRKHLKEPWYPGETAILAIGQGYVTATPLQINVMTSAVANGGIIVKPKIRKTDEEKSPRITGTVQRLDAKSVSFLKKALYGAVNEHQGTGIYARSKITSISGKTGTAQVVSAKFESTKKRFQDHAWFTSYAPSDSAEISVTVLVENGGSGSVAAAPIAKKIIETYFKLKKEREETGIAKSE
- the rodA gene encoding rod shape-determining protein RodA — its product is MPNLSRRSWLLLLTALLCFAGLMNLYSISLLAGLGAFKKQLIWVLAGFLTVAAISRLRPITLENHSVAFYLFFLALLGLLFVFGKTVSGSRSWFQIGPVSVQPSEFIKIGIIMVLANYYASDVAAKENYNWVELLKPLALLLVPTAAVTAQPDMGTAITILLIGSSIVLLMGISRKALLRIIIIALISIVPTWHLLIKDYQKERIYSFMDTSTDPFGVSYNSIQSQIAIGSGMGFGKGFSLGSQSNLNFLPAHHTDFAFSVISEEWGFRGSVFILLLYFSIILFILNIATSLEDRFAIIACFGIAAMFFWHAVINIAMVTGLMPIIGTPLFFISYGGSSTLTAFIGIGIVLCLRKKINRARKTQISVKKTNS
- a CDS encoding cbb3-type cytochrome c oxidase subunit I, with the protein product MANGVMTQTQHIPYLAQKGLKSWILTTDHKRIGILYLVTISFFFMIAGLAALGMRYELMTPELDFFRTATEYNVAFTLHGSLMVFFFIVPGIAASFGNFLIPLMIGARDVAFPRINLLSFWIYLVGTAILLSALAQPADTGWTFYTPYSIQTGTKVIMITLGVFVLGFSSILTGMNFIVTIHKLRAPGMTWSRLPLFIWASYATAILQLLATPVVGITLLLLIAERAFDIGFFDPAKGGDPILFQNFFWFYSHPAVYIMVIPAFGIISEIIPVFARKPIFGYKAIAYSSFAIAIISFFVWLHHMFVSGISETAAAIFSFLTMLVAIPTAVKVFNWTATLYKGSIDFHSSMLYALSFIVLFTIGGLTGVYLGALAVDVHLHDTYFIVAHMHYVMIGGTVMGFFGALHFWYQKWFGKVFNELIAKVAWFLVFVGFNVTFFPQFFMGFQGMPRRYATYPEEYISYHSLSTYGSWILGLGILIMTVNLLIPLWKKGRPESSNPYGSLSLEWQVPSPPPHENFDEIPTVTDWTYSYGKK
- the coxB gene encoding cytochrome c oxidase subunit II — encoded protein: MSTWIPESASNLAASVDNITLFVTIVSVFFFVLISAVLVAFSIKYRRKSEDQETAYITHNPVIETIWTIIPTILLMVIFAWGWIAFKELRNPPPEAIEVNVVAKQWLWEFEYFTGKKSLNELFVQQNKPVRLIMRSEDVIHSFFVPQFRVKQDILPGSYQQLWFTPTKVGTFDLLCAEYCGSGHSQMLAKVNVLSPEAFTRWEKGDELEDGAAVAAISVSPAERGKELHSQRGCLACHSVDGKEVIGPTFKNLYGKTEKLADGSSVLVDENYIRESIYEPQAKMVEGYPPTMPSFKGILSEDEVTALIEYIKTLK
- a CDS encoding SCO family protein, coding for MWRFFIFLSVMYLSSTVPAFFTSDVQALSNVNDVEEIGFDEKLASSIDLDTEFRGESGEAVSISSFFGQKKPVVLSLAYFTCPRLCLLGTDGVLEAINQMDAFRPGKDYTVVTVSFDPEEPLDVIGEKSARYKKALAGGAEEAKNWHFLTATAENILRLTDSVGFRFKKDGEEFAHPSGIVILTPDGTISRYLYGVQYDPRNFKLSLIEASEGKIGSSELLNKVLMFCYQFDPVGKRYALAALNVVKAGGMVTLTVLVAFLCLMWRRERKTH